One Polynucleobacter sp. MWH-Spelu-300-X4 genomic window carries:
- the tuf gene encoding elongation factor Tu, whose protein sequence is MAKEKFERTKPHVNVGTIGHVDHGKTTLTAAIATVLSAKFGGEAKAYDQIDAAPEEKARGITINTAHVEYETANRHYAHVDCPGHADYVKNMITGAAQMDGAILVVSAADGPMPQTREHILLARQVGVPYIIVFMNKCDMVDDAELLELVEMEVRELLSKYDFPGDDTPIVKGSAKLALEGDKGDLGEGAIMKLAEALDTYIPTPERAVDGAFLMPVEDVFSISGRGTVVTGRIERGIVKVGEEIEIIGIKPTLKTTCTGVEMFRKLLDQGQAGDNVGILLRGTKREEVERGQVLAKPGSITPHTHFTAEVYVLSKDEGGRHTPFFNNYRPQFYFRTTDVTGSIELPKDKEMVMPGDNVTITVKLIAPIAMEEGLRFAIREGGRTVGAGVVAKVLD, encoded by the coding sequence ATGGCAAAAGAGAAATTTGAGCGGACAAAACCGCACGTAAACGTAGGTACGATTGGTCACGTTGACCACGGTAAAACAACATTGACAGCAGCGATTGCTACTGTGTTGTCTGCTAAGTTCGGTGGCGAAGCAAAAGCGTATGACCAAATTGATGCTGCTCCAGAAGAGAAGGCACGTGGTATTACGATTAACACAGCTCACGTTGAGTACGAGACAGCCAACCGTCACTACGCACACGTTGACTGCCCAGGTCACGCTGACTACGTTAAGAACATGATTACTGGTGCTGCTCAGATGGACGGCGCTATTTTGGTAGTTTCTGCAGCAGACGGTCCTATGCCACAAACACGTGAGCACATCTTGTTGGCACGCCAAGTTGGTGTTCCATACATCATCGTGTTCATGAACAAGTGCGACATGGTTGACGATGCAGAATTGCTTGAGTTGGTAGAAATGGAAGTGCGTGAGTTGTTGTCTAAGTATGACTTCCCAGGCGACGACACACCAATCGTTAAAGGTTCTGCTAAGTTAGCGCTTGAGGGCGACAAAGGTGATCTAGGCGAAGGCGCGATCATGAAGTTGGCTGAAGCGTTAGACACATACATCCCAACACCAGAGCGTGCTGTTGACGGTGCATTCTTGATGCCTGTTGAAGACGTATTCTCTATTTCTGGTCGCGGTACAGTTGTGACTGGTCGTATTGAGCGCGGTATCGTTAAGGTTGGTGAAGAGATTGAAATTATCGGTATCAAGCCAACATTGAAGACAACATGTACAGGCGTTGAGATGTTCCGTAAGTTGTTAGACCAAGGTCAAGCTGGTGACAACGTAGGTATCTTGTTGCGCGGTACAAAGCGTGAAGAAGTTGAGCGTGGCCAAGTATTGGCTAAGCCAGGTTCTATTACGCCACATACACACTTCACAGCTGAGGTGTATGTATTGAGTAAAGATGAAGGTGGTCGTCACACACCATTCTTCAACAACTATCGTCCACAGTTCTACTTCCGTACAACAGACGTAACTGGTTCTATCGAATTGCCGAAAGACAAAGAGATGGTGATGCCAGGCGACAACGTAACAATTACTGTTAAGTTGATTGCACCGATCGCTATGGAAGAAGGTCTACGTTTCGCGATTCGTGAAGGTGGCCGTACTGTTGGTGCTGGTGTAGTTGCCAAAGTTTTAGATTAA
- the rpsJ gene encoding 30S ribosomal protein S10, giving the protein MQNQKIRIRLKAFDYRLIDQSAAEIVDTAKRTGAVVKGPVPLPTRIERFDILRSPHVNKTSRDQLEIRTHLRLMDIVDPTEKTVDALMKLDLPAGVDVEIKLQ; this is encoded by the coding sequence ATGCAAAATCAAAAAATTCGTATCAGATTGAAAGCTTTTGACTACCGTTTAATCGACCAGTCAGCAGCTGAAATTGTTGACACAGCAAAACGTACAGGTGCTGTTGTTAAGGGTCCAGTACCTTTGCCAACACGTATTGAGCGTTTTGACATTCTACGTTCACCACACGTTAATAAGACTTCACGTGACCAGTTAGAGATTCGTACTCATTTACGTCTAATGGATATCGTTGATCCAACTGAAAAAACAGTGGATGCCTTGATGAAATTGGACTTGCCAGCTGGCGTAGACGTAGAAATCAAGTTGCAATAA
- the rplC gene encoding 50S ribosomal protein L3 has protein sequence MSLGLIGRKVGMTRLFTEEGDAVPVTVIDVSDNRIAQIKTEETDGYTSVQLAFGTRRASRVLKPQAGHYAKAGVLAGSALNEFRIDAAKAGELKVGDIIGLDTFAVGQKVDVQGTTIGKGYAGTIKRYHFASGRASHGNSRSHNVPGSIGMAQDPGRVFPGKRMTGHLGDVTRTVQNLEVARIDAERKLLLIKGAIPGSRGGKVIITPAVKAAAVK, from the coding sequence ATGAGCCTAGGCTTGATCGGCCGTAAGGTCGGCATGACCCGCCTCTTCACTGAAGAGGGTGATGCTGTACCGGTCACAGTTATCGACGTAAGCGATAACCGCATTGCGCAAATTAAAACCGAAGAAACGGACGGTTATACATCTGTTCAGTTAGCTTTCGGTACGCGCCGTGCCTCACGCGTGCTTAAACCACAAGCTGGTCACTATGCAAAAGCTGGTGTATTGGCAGGTAGCGCACTAAACGAATTCCGCATTGACGCAGCTAAAGCTGGTGAGCTTAAAGTTGGCGACATTATCGGTCTTGATACATTTGCAGTTGGTCAAAAAGTTGACGTGCAAGGTACTACGATTGGTAAGGGTTACGCCGGTACTATTAAGCGTTACCACTTCGCTTCTGGTCGTGCATCACACGGTAACTCACGTTCACATAATGTTCCTGGCTCTATCGGTATGGCTCAGGATCCAGGTCGTGTTTTCCCAGGTAAGCGTATGACAGGTCACTTGGGTGACGTAACTCGTACAGTTCAAAATCTTGAAGTTGCTCGTATCGACGCAGAACGTAAATTGCTCTTAATTAAAGGCGCAATTCCTGGTTCACGCGGCGGCAAAGTCATCATTACACCAGCAGTTAAAGCTGCTGCTGTTAAATAA
- the rplD gene encoding 50S ribosomal protein L4 has translation MELKLLQADGKIGAGVNASPEVFEREYNEALIHQIVVAYQANARSGNRAQKDREQVKHTTKKPWRQKGTGRARAGMSSSPLWRGGGRIFPNSPEENFSHKVNKKMYRAGMRSIFSQLAREGRLNIVESFSVDAPKTKLLAEKVKAMGLESVLIIADKVEENLYLASRNLHKVAVVEAQHADPLSLIHFQKVLILKSAVAQIEEMLK, from the coding sequence ATGGAATTAAAGCTCCTACAAGCTGACGGAAAAATTGGTGCAGGCGTTAACGCTTCACCAGAAGTTTTCGAGCGTGAATATAACGAAGCATTGATTCACCAGATCGTTGTTGCTTATCAAGCCAACGCTCGCAGTGGTAATCGTGCTCAAAAAGACCGTGAACAAGTTAAACATACAACGAAGAAGCCATGGCGCCAAAAAGGTACTGGCCGCGCTCGTGCTGGTATGTCATCTTCACCATTGTGGCGCGGGGGTGGTCGTATATTCCCTAACTCGCCTGAAGAGAACTTTTCACACAAAGTTAACAAGAAAATGTATCGCGCAGGTATGCGTTCAATTTTCTCTCAATTGGCTCGCGAAGGCCGCCTCAACATCGTTGAGAGCTTTAGCGTAGATGCTCCAAAGACAAAGCTATTGGCTGAAAAAGTTAAGGCAATGGGCTTGGAATCAGTATTAATTATTGCTGACAAGGTTGAAGAAAACTTGTACTTGGCATCACGTAACTTGCATAAAGTTGCTGTTGTTGAGGCTCAGCACGCTGACCCGCTTTCTTTGATCCACTTCCAAAAAGTGTTGATTCTTAAGTCAGCTGTTGCGCAAATTGAGGAGATGCTCAAATGA
- the rplW gene encoding 50S ribosomal protein L23 produces MIATRKNDHRLMQVLLGPVISEKATFVADKNEQVVFQVARDANKLEIKAAVELLFKVQVESVQVVNQKGKAKRFGRFEGRRNHTKKAYVSLKPGQEINFEAEAN; encoded by the coding sequence ATGATCGCTACACGTAAAAATGACCATCGCTTGATGCAAGTTTTGTTGGGCCCAGTGATTTCTGAAAAAGCAACATTTGTTGCTGACAAGAATGAGCAAGTTGTATTCCAAGTGGCTCGCGATGCAAACAAGTTAGAAATTAAAGCTGCTGTTGAATTGTTATTCAAGGTGCAGGTTGAGTCAGTGCAGGTTGTAAATCAAAAAGGTAAAGCAAAGCGCTTTGGCCGTTTTGAAGGTCGTCGCAACCACACTAAGAAGGCTTATGTTTCTTTGAAACCAGGTCAAGAAATCAATTTTGAAGCGGAGGCAAATTAA
- the rplB gene encoding 50S ribosomal protein L2, which translates to MPLMKTKPTSPGRRSMVKVVNPDLHKGKPFAGLIEPQHQKSGRNNNGHITTRHKGGGHKHHYRVVDFKRNDKDGIPAKIERLEYDPNRSANLALLVFADGERRYIIAPKGAVVGQAIMSGSEAPIKVGNNLPLRNIPVGSTIHCVEMLPGKGAQMVRSAGASAVLLAREGVYGQVRLRSGEVRRVHIECRATIGEVGNEEHSLRQIGKAGATRWRGIRPTVRGVAMNPVDHPHGGGEGRTGEGRVPVSPWGTPTKGYRTRRNKRTTSMIAQRRQKR; encoded by the coding sequence ATGCCGCTAATGAAAACCAAACCAACATCACCTGGACGTCGTTCCATGGTGAAGGTGGTCAATCCAGACTTGCATAAGGGTAAGCCTTTTGCGGGATTGATTGAGCCACAACATCAAAAATCTGGTCGTAACAATAACGGTCATATCACTACACGCCATAAGGGCGGTGGTCATAAGCATCACTATCGTGTTGTTGACTTCAAACGTAACGACAAAGATGGTATTCCAGCAAAGATTGAACGTCTTGAATACGACCCTAACCGTAGCGCAAACTTGGCATTGCTAGTTTTTGCTGATGGTGAGCGTCGTTACATCATCGCTCCTAAGGGTGCGGTGGTTGGTCAAGCGATTATGAGTGGTTCAGAAGCGCCAATTAAAGTTGGTAATAACTTGCCACTACGTAACATTCCAGTTGGTAGCACAATCCACTGCGTGGAAATGTTGCCAGGTAAAGGTGCACAAATGGTTCGTTCTGCTGGCGCATCAGCAGTTCTTTTGGCTCGTGAAGGTGTTTACGGTCAAGTACGTTTGCGCTCTGGTGAAGTTCGTCGTGTACATATCGAGTGCCGTGCAACGATTGGTGAAGTGGGCAATGAAGAGCATAGCCTACGTCAAATCGGTAAAGCTGGTGCAACTCGCTGGCGCGGTATTCGTCCAACAGTTCGCGGTGTTGCTATGAACCCAGTCGATCACCCACATGGTGGTGGTGAAGGTCGTACAGGTGAAGGTCGTGTTCCAGTATCTCCATGGGGCACACCAACTAAGGGTTATAGAACACGTCGCAATAAGCGTACGACAAGCATGATTGCTCAACGTCGTCAAAAGCGCTAA
- the rpsS gene encoding 30S ribosomal protein S19 translates to MTRSAKKGPFCEVSLVKKVETAVANKDKKPIKTWSRRSTILPDFIGLTIAVHNGRQHVPVYITENMVGHKLGEFALTRTFKGHAADKKAKK, encoded by the coding sequence ATGACGCGCTCAGCTAAAAAAGGCCCATTCTGCGAAGTTAGCCTAGTTAAAAAGGTTGAAACTGCAGTAGCCAACAAAGATAAGAAGCCTATCAAGACATGGTCACGCCGTTCGACCATTCTCCCTGACTTCATTGGTCTCACAATCGCCGTTCACAATGGTCGTCAGCATGTACCTGTGTACATCACTGAAAACATGGTTGGACATAAGCTTGGTGAGTTTGCGCTAACGCGCACCTTCAAAGGTCATGCGGCCGACAAGAAAGCTAAGAAGTAA
- the rplV gene encoding 50S ribosomal protein L22 has product MESKAIHRSARISAQKTRLVADQIRGLPIARALNILTFSPKKAAFIMKKVVESAVANAEHNSGADIDELKVKAVTVDKATSLKRFTARAKGRGNKIEKQTCHITVTLSN; this is encoded by the coding sequence ATGGAATCTAAAGCTATTCACCGCAGCGCCCGCATTTCTGCGCAAAAAACACGTTTGGTTGCTGACCAAATTCGTGGATTGCCAATTGCTCGCGCTTTAAACATCTTAACTTTCAGCCCTAAAAAAGCTGCTTTCATCATGAAAAAAGTAGTTGAGTCTGCTGTTGCTAATGCAGAGCACAACTCAGGTGCTGATATTGATGAGCTCAAAGTTAAAGCTGTCACAGTAGATAAAGCAACTTCACTTAAGCGTTTCACTGCTCGTGCTAAGGGCCGTGGTAACAAAATTGAAAAGCAAACTTGTCACATTACTGTGACTTTGAGCAACTAA
- the rpsC gene encoding 30S ribosomal protein S3, with the protein MGQKIHPTGFRLSVSRNWTSRWYANSNDFAKMLQEDVEVRSYLKKKLKNASVSKVVIERPAKNAKITIYSSRPGVVIGKKGEDIEVLRKELQKRMGVPVHVNIEEIRKPEVDAQLIADSITQQLEKRIMFRRAMKRAMQSAMRLGAQGIKIMSAGRLNGAEIARTEWYREGRVPLHTLKADIEYATSEAETTYGIIGVKVWVYKGDTLGRTDVNAVAPASPEVDQEKKARRPATRAPRKAKEDGDKPAADAKPAVKRVRKVTKPAEKAGE; encoded by the coding sequence ATGGGTCAGAAAATACATCCAACCGGATTTCGTCTCTCGGTAAGCCGTAACTGGACTTCACGCTGGTATGCCAACAGCAACGACTTTGCAAAAATGTTGCAAGAAGACGTTGAAGTACGTAGCTACCTTAAGAAGAAATTAAAAAATGCATCAGTTAGCAAAGTGGTTATCGAGCGTCCTGCAAAGAACGCAAAGATCACTATCTATAGCTCACGCCCTGGTGTTGTTATTGGTAAAAAAGGCGAAGACATCGAAGTATTGCGCAAAGAATTGCAAAAGCGCATGGGTGTGCCTGTACATGTGAATATTGAAGAAATTCGCAAGCCTGAAGTAGATGCTCAGTTAATTGCTGACTCTATTACTCAACAGCTTGAGAAACGTATCATGTTCCGTCGTGCGATGAAGCGTGCTATGCAAAGCGCGATGCGCTTAGGCGCTCAAGGTATCAAGATTATGAGTGCAGGCCGTTTAAATGGTGCTGAAATTGCTCGTACAGAATGGTACCGTGAAGGTCGAGTGCCTCTTCATACATTGAAGGCTGATATTGAGTATGCAACTTCAGAAGCTGAAACAACATACGGCATCATCGGTGTAAAAGTTTGGGTTTACAAAGGCGACACATTGGGTCGTACTGATGTAAACGCAGTAGCGCCTGCTTCACCAGAAGTAGACCAAGAGAAAAAAGCTCGTCGACCAGCAACACGTGCACCACGTAAAGCTAAAGAAGACGGCGATAAGCCAGCAGCTGATGCTAAGCCAGCAGTAAAACGCGTGCGCAAAGTAACTAAGCCTGCTGAGAAGGCTGGAGAATAA
- the rplP gene encoding 50S ribosomal protein L16, with translation MLQPKRRKYRKEQKGRNTGVATRGSSVSFGDFGLKAVGRGRLTARQIEAARRAMTRHIKRGGRIWIRIFPDKPISQKPAEVRMGNGKGNPEYYVAEIQPGKVLYEMDGVDEVLAREAFRLAAAKLPIQTTFVVRQIGA, from the coding sequence ATGTTGCAACCAAAACGTCGTAAGTACCGTAAGGAACAAAAAGGTCGCAACACAGGTGTTGCGACTCGCGGAAGTAGCGTGTCTTTTGGAGACTTTGGTTTGAAAGCTGTTGGTCGTGGTCGATTAACTGCTCGTCAAATTGAGGCTGCTCGTCGCGCAATGACTCGTCACATTAAACGTGGTGGTCGTATTTGGATCCGAATTTTCCCGGACAAGCCGATTTCACAAAAGCCTGCAGAAGTTCGTATGGGTAACGGTAAAGGTAACCCAGAGTACTACGTAGCTGAAATCCAACCGGGTAAAGTTTTGTATGAGATGGATGGTGTAGACGAAGTATTGGCGCGTGAGGCATTTAGACTTGCTGCCGCTAAGTTGCCTATTCAAACTACATTTGTTGTGCGCCAAATCGGCGCCTAA
- the rpmC gene encoding 50S ribosomal protein L29, whose amino-acid sequence MKASDLNAKDVKSLNQELSELLKAQFKLRMQKATQQLQDSSQLGKVKRDIARVKTVIAQKASQK is encoded by the coding sequence ATGAAAGCTTCTGATTTAAACGCTAAAGACGTTAAATCTTTAAACCAAGAGCTATCTGAGTTGCTTAAGGCGCAATTTAAGTTGCGTATGCAAAAAGCGACTCAGCAGCTTCAAGATAGTAGCCAATTAGGCAAAGTAAAGCGCGATATCGCTCGTGTTAAGACTGTTATTGCTCAGAAAGCGAGCCAAAAATGA
- the rpsQ gene encoding 30S ribosomal protein S17, whose protein sequence is MTETKKSLRRTLIGRVVSDKMQKTVTVLVERRVKHPLYGKYVAKSKKYHAHDETNQFKAGDTVEIAESKPISRSKSWVVTRLVQAAKGI, encoded by the coding sequence ATGACTGAAACAAAAAAATCTTTGCGCCGCACTTTGATCGGTCGCGTAGTTAGCGACAAGATGCAAAAGACTGTAACTGTGTTGGTTGAGCGTCGTGTAAAGCATCCTTTGTATGGCAAATATGTTGCTAAATCAAAGAAATACCATGCGCATGACGAAACAAATCAGTTCAAAGCTGGTGATACGGTTGAGATTGCAGAATCTAAGCCAATTTCACGTAGCAAGTCTTGGGTTGTTACACGTTTAGTGCAAGCAGCTAAAGGCATTTAA
- the rplN gene encoding 50S ribosomal protein L14, whose protein sequence is MIQTESRLEVADNTGAREVLCIKVLGGSKRRYASIGDIIKVTVKDAAPRGRVKKGDIYNAVVVRTAKGVRRPDGSLIKFDSNAAVLLNAKLEPIGTRIFGPVTRELRTERFMKIVSLAPEVI, encoded by the coding sequence ATGATTCAAACTGAAAGCAGACTAGAGGTTGCCGATAATACCGGTGCCCGCGAAGTGTTGTGCATCAAGGTGCTCGGTGGTTCAAAACGCCGTTATGCAAGCATTGGTGACATCATTAAAGTGACGGTAAAAGATGCCGCGCCGCGTGGACGTGTTAAAAAAGGCGATATTTATAACGCAGTCGTAGTACGTACTGCTAAGGGTGTACGCCGTCCTGATGGCTCACTTATTAAATTTGATTCTAATGCGGCCGTTTTGCTAAATGCAAAACTAGAGCCAATTGGAACACGTATTTTCGGGCCAGTAACGCGTGAATTGCGTACTGAGCGCTTCATGAAAATCGTTTCTCTCGCTCCAGAAGTTATTTAA
- the rplX gene encoding 50S ribosomal protein L24 yields the protein MNKIRKGDQVIVITGRDKGKKGTVTQILDGKLLVEGVNVYKKNVKPNPATGATGGVVDKTMPIEVSNVALVDANGKPSRVGIKEADGKKVRYLKTTGAVLAA from the coding sequence ATGAATAAGATTCGTAAAGGCGACCAAGTAATTGTAATTACTGGCCGCGATAAAGGAAAAAAAGGCACAGTTACACAGATTCTTGACGGCAAATTGCTAGTTGAGGGTGTAAATGTGTACAAGAAAAACGTTAAGCCAAATCCAGCGACTGGCGCTACAGGCGGTGTAGTTGATAAAACTATGCCAATCGAAGTGTCTAACGTTGCATTGGTTGACGCAAACGGCAAACCTTCTCGCGTTGGCATTAAAGAAGCTGACGGCAAGAAAGTTCGTTACCTCAAGACAACTGGCGCTGTATTAGCCGCCTAA